From a single Paraburkholderia sp. D15 genomic region:
- a CDS encoding LysR substrate-binding domain-containing protein — MDLAALTIFRAVVRENGVTRAAAKLNRVQSNVTTRIKQLEEQLGTDLFIRDGRRLVLTPAGETLLPYAERLLALADEARHAVREDRPSGRLRLGTMESVAATRLPSLLARYHTQWPDVALELETGTTGRLIERVREFEVDAALVAEPLDPASLDELFEAVPVFTEELVMLTPREHRQIREVRDIALSTLVAFERGCAYRAYIEKWYLEHGVRPARVLELGSYHAIVACVAAGAGVAVAPRSVLDLQADASNIAVHPLPEIGPIDTLLVWRRGHFSSALNALKKTLTATDEVVELPETASVV, encoded by the coding sequence ATGGATCTGGCCGCACTGACCATCTTTCGCGCCGTGGTGCGAGAAAACGGCGTGACGCGCGCCGCCGCCAAGCTCAATCGCGTGCAATCGAACGTGACCACGCGCATCAAGCAACTGGAAGAGCAACTGGGCACCGACCTGTTCATCCGCGACGGCCGGCGCCTCGTGCTGACGCCGGCCGGCGAGACGCTGCTGCCCTACGCCGAGCGCCTGCTCGCGCTTGCCGACGAGGCACGCCATGCCGTGCGCGAGGATCGTCCGAGCGGCCGGCTGCGGCTGGGCACAATGGAAAGCGTCGCCGCGACGCGTCTGCCGAGCCTGCTCGCGCGTTATCACACGCAATGGCCGGATGTCGCGCTGGAGCTGGAGACGGGAACCACCGGACGGCTGATCGAGCGGGTGCGCGAGTTCGAAGTGGACGCAGCGCTGGTCGCGGAACCGCTCGATCCGGCCTCGCTCGACGAACTGTTCGAAGCGGTGCCCGTGTTCACCGAGGAACTGGTGATGCTGACGCCGCGCGAGCATCGGCAGATTCGCGAGGTGCGCGACATTGCGCTATCGACGCTGGTCGCGTTCGAGCGTGGCTGCGCTTATCGGGCGTATATCGAGAAGTGGTATCTGGAGCATGGGGTGCGTCCGGCGCGCGTGCTGGAGCTGGGCTCGTATCACGCGATCGTCGCGTGCGTGGCGGCGGGCGCGGGCGTCGCGGTCGCGCCGCGCTCGGTGCTCGATTTGCAGGCCGATGCCAGCAATATCGCCGTGCATCCGCTTCCGGAAATCGGGCCGATCGACACGCTGCTGGTGTGGCGGCGCGGGCATTTTTCGTCGGCGCTGAATGCGCTGAAGAAAACGTTGACGGCGACGGACGAGGTGGTGGAATTGCCGGAGACGGCGAGCGTTGTCTGA
- a CDS encoding NUDIX domain-containing protein: MTDYRFCPRCATPLTERADPEHEGGRIRQSCPDETCGYVHWNNPLPVVAAIVEYEGKILLARNAAWPKGMFALITGFLENGETPEEGIAREVLEETSLHAETVELVGVYEFIRKNELIIAYHVKAYGTVALSPELLEYRLVEPANLRPWRAGTGQALGEWMRRRGLPFEFVEKPGQ; encoded by the coding sequence ATGACCGATTACCGATTCTGTCCGCGCTGCGCCACGCCGTTGACCGAGCGCGCCGACCCCGAACACGAAGGCGGACGCATCCGCCAGAGCTGCCCCGATGAAACCTGCGGCTACGTCCACTGGAACAACCCGCTGCCGGTGGTGGCGGCCATCGTCGAGTACGAAGGCAAGATTCTGCTGGCGCGCAACGCCGCGTGGCCGAAAGGCATGTTCGCGCTGATCACCGGCTTCCTCGAAAACGGCGAAACGCCGGAAGAGGGCATCGCGCGGGAAGTGCTGGAAGAGACTTCGCTGCATGCCGAGACCGTGGAGCTGGTCGGCGTGTACGAGTTCATCCGCAAGAACGAACTGATCATCGCGTATCACGTGAAGGCGTACGGGACGGTGGCGCTGTCGCCGGAACTGCTCGAATACCGGCTGGTCGAGCCGGCTAATCTGCGGCCGTGGCGTGCGGGCACCGGCCAGGCGCTCGGCGAATGGATGCGGCGGCGCGGCTTGCCGTTCGAATTCGTCGAGAAGCCGGGGCAGTAA
- a CDS encoding YbfB/YjiJ family MFS transporter translates to MVTLAVALGIGRFAFTPLLPLMLHGSAFGQPHLDIQHGGWLASFNYAGYFVGAVACAALRVDAARMVRLGLVLTVLLTLAMGIASQFWVWAVVRFVAGAVSAWTFVYASQWGLRRLAELDAHGWSGVIYAGPGLGIAGTGLLVSAAGGYGATAGWIGFGLIAAVLSLLVWSAFGGKTDGHAAGAPVPNPQATGNQTETEFAEIELASIGLSAAELDEVESEETAQAARAARAAANRTPHSITPQPRSADAFWLILLYGIPGFGYIITATFLPVIARHALPGSSWPDLFWPMFGVALMAGAVLAARLPLHWDNRVLLAGCYVLQAVGVGLGIVWPTAAGFSFGSILLGLPFTAITLFAMREARRLRGDHAAGLMGFATAAYGIGQIVGPLVAAPIAAHTGSFSLALWLAAASLVLGAAGLIAVALAPRGHTVVSSR, encoded by the coding sequence ATGGTGACCCTGGCCGTTGCGCTCGGCATCGGTCGCTTTGCGTTCACGCCGTTATTGCCGCTGATGCTTCACGGCAGCGCATTCGGCCAGCCGCACCTCGATATCCAGCACGGCGGCTGGCTGGCGTCGTTCAACTACGCGGGTTATTTCGTCGGGGCGGTGGCCTGCGCGGCGTTGCGGGTGGATGCCGCGCGGATGGTGCGGCTCGGTCTCGTGCTGACGGTGTTGCTGACGCTGGCTATGGGCATCGCCAGTCAGTTCTGGGTGTGGGCGGTGGTGCGCTTCGTCGCCGGTGCGGTCAGCGCGTGGACCTTTGTCTATGCATCCCAGTGGGGATTGCGGCGGCTTGCCGAACTCGACGCGCATGGCTGGAGCGGCGTGATCTACGCGGGCCCGGGTTTGGGGATCGCCGGTACCGGCCTGCTGGTCAGCGCCGCGGGAGGCTATGGCGCCACGGCGGGGTGGATTGGTTTCGGGTTGATCGCGGCGGTGTTGTCGTTGCTGGTGTGGTCGGCGTTTGGCGGCAAGACCGATGGCCACGCAGCCGGCGCGCCAGTGCCCAACCCGCAGGCAACTGGCAACCAGACCGAAACCGAATTCGCCGAGATCGAACTGGCGTCGATCGGTCTTTCCGCCGCCGAGCTGGACGAGGTCGAATCGGAGGAGACGGCACAGGCAGCGCGGGCGGCGCGGGCGGCGGCGAACCGAACGCCTCACTCCATCACCCCTCAACCCCGCAGCGCCGACGCTTTCTGGCTGATCCTGCTCTACGGCATTCCCGGTTTCGGTTACATCATCACCGCGACCTTCCTGCCGGTGATTGCGCGGCACGCGTTGCCGGGTTCGTCGTGGCCGGATCTGTTCTGGCCGATGTTCGGCGTCGCGCTGATGGCCGGCGCCGTGCTCGCCGCGCGCCTCCCGCTCCACTGGGACAACCGCGTGCTGCTCGCCGGCTGCTACGTGTTGCAGGCGGTGGGCGTCGGGCTCGGCATCGTCTGGCCGACGGCGGCCGGATTCTCGTTCGGCAGCATCCTGCTCGGGCTGCCGTTCACCGCGATCACCTTGTTCGCGATGCGTGAAGCGCGGCGTCTGCGTGGCGATCACGCGGCGGGGTTGATGGGTTTCGCGACGGCCGCGTACGGTATCGGCCAGATCGTCGGCCCGCTGGTGGCCGCGCCGATCGCCGCGCACACCGGTTCGTTCTCGCTCGCGCTGTGGCTGGCGGCGGCCTCGCTGGTGCTCGGCGCGGCCGGTTTGATCGCGGTGGCGCTCGCGCCGCGTGGCCACACGGTGGTGTCGTCCCGCTAA